The following proteins are encoded in a genomic region of Burkholderia gladioli:
- a CDS encoding FGGY-family carbohydrate kinase, with amino-acid sequence MTDHPNPDARYVIGIDVGTGSARAGIFDAAGRMVASARHDILVFHERGAIVEQSSTDIWQAVCTAVRAALARAAIAPAQVAGLGFDATCSLVVLGEGGKPLPVGPSEQAERDIIVWMDHRALDQAERINARGHAVLDFVGGRISPEMETPKLLWLYENRRAVFDAAWQFFDLSDFLTWRATGELARSTCTLTCKWTYLAHERRWDESYFRGIGLGVLADEGFARIGREVVEPGTRLGQGLSAQAAAELGLPVGTPVAAGAIDAHAGGIGTVGAQHEPEACLAYVFGTSSCTMTTTREPVYVPGVWGPYFSAMVPGSWLNEGGQSVAGAAIERLIAMHPAAAEAQAEAERAGLALPAWLAELAAKRAGGELSAAAKLADGLHVVPEFLGNRAPFADPHARAVIAGLDMETGVDSLVALYVAGLASIGYGLRQIIDTQAAAGAPIEKIVISGGAGRLDLVRQLLADTTGKPVLATEADEPVLLGAAMLGGVAGGLYDDLRSAMGGMSRISRSYSSAEGGIAALHAARYRAFEALQRVAREIR; translated from the coding sequence ATGACGGACCACCCGAACCCCGACGCGCGCTACGTGATCGGCATCGATGTCGGCACCGGCAGCGCGCGCGCCGGCATCTTCGACGCGGCCGGCCGGATGGTCGCCTCGGCCCGGCACGACATCCTGGTGTTCCATGAGCGCGGCGCGATCGTCGAGCAGTCGAGCACCGACATCTGGCAGGCGGTCTGCACGGCGGTGCGCGCGGCGCTGGCGCGGGCCGCGATCGCGCCGGCCCAGGTGGCCGGGCTCGGCTTCGACGCGACCTGCTCGCTGGTGGTGCTCGGCGAAGGCGGCAAGCCGCTGCCGGTCGGGCCTTCCGAACAGGCCGAGCGCGACATCATCGTCTGGATGGATCACCGCGCGCTCGACCAGGCCGAGCGCATCAACGCGCGCGGTCACGCCGTGCTCGACTTCGTGGGCGGGCGCATCTCGCCCGAGATGGAGACGCCCAAGCTGCTGTGGCTGTACGAGAACCGCCGCGCGGTGTTCGATGCCGCCTGGCAGTTCTTCGACCTGAGCGACTTCCTGACCTGGCGCGCGACCGGCGAGCTGGCGCGCTCGACCTGCACGCTCACCTGCAAGTGGACCTACCTGGCCCACGAGCGGCGCTGGGACGAAAGCTATTTTCGCGGCATCGGCCTGGGCGTGCTGGCCGACGAGGGCTTCGCGCGGATCGGGCGCGAGGTGGTCGAACCCGGCACACGGCTCGGCCAGGGCCTCAGCGCCCAGGCCGCCGCCGAACTCGGGCTGCCGGTGGGCACGCCGGTCGCCGCCGGCGCGATCGACGCGCATGCCGGCGGGATCGGCACGGTGGGCGCGCAGCACGAGCCCGAAGCCTGCCTCGCCTATGTGTTCGGCACCTCGTCCTGCACCATGACCACCACGCGCGAGCCCGTCTACGTCCCCGGCGTGTGGGGGCCGTATTTCTCGGCGATGGTGCCCGGTTCCTGGCTCAACGAAGGCGGTCAGTCGGTGGCCGGCGCCGCGATCGAGCGGCTGATCGCGATGCACCCCGCCGCCGCCGAGGCGCAGGCCGAAGCCGAGCGAGCCGGCCTGGCCCTGCCGGCCTGGCTGGCCGAACTGGCGGCAAAGCGAGCCGGCGGCGAACTCTCGGCGGCCGCGAAGCTCGCCGACGGCCTGCACGTGGTACCGGAATTTCTCGGCAATCGCGCGCCCTTCGCCGATCCGCACGCGCGCGCCGTGATCGCCGGGCTCGACATGGAAACCGGCGTCGACAGCCTGGTCGCGCTCTACGTGGCGGGCCTGGCCAGCATCGGCTACGGGCTGCGCCAGATCATCGACACCCAGGCGGCGGCCGGCGCGCCGATCGAGAAGATCGTGATCAGCGGCGGCGCCGGGCGGCTCGACCTGGTGCGCCAGTTGCTGGCCGATACCACCGGCAAGCCGGTGCTCGCCACCGAGGCCGACGAGCCGGTGCTGCTCGGCGCCGCGATGCTGGGCGGCGTGGCGGGCGGCCTGTATGACGACCTGCGTTCGGCGATGGGCGGCATGTCGAGGATCAGCCGCAGCTACTCGAGCGCCGAGGGCGGGATCGCGGCCCTGCACGCGGCACGCTATCGGGCCTTCGAGGCGCTGCAGCGGGTGGCGCGCGAGATTCGCTGA
- a CDS encoding efflux transporter outer membrane subunit, which translates to MKNDKTILRLARLAGLSALMSALLAACAVGPDYKRPDVATPAAFKEAPTLAAGEQAGTWKPAEPADGAHRGEWWTVFGDPVLDKLEQQALDANQNLKAAAARVEEARAATRAARSAWFPSLDAGFGPTREGASSASQFLPQGSGPVNATLWRAQGTVSYEADLFGRVGRNVEASRADAAQSEALFRSVQLALQADVAQNYFELRQLDADQDLYRRTVDLRQESLKLAQRRFDEGDINELDVSRAKNELATAQADAVGVARRRAASEHALAILLGKPPADFSFRETPIVPVAVRIPGGLPSALLERRPDVSAAERAMAAANARIGLAKSAYFPKLDITGSFGYEANTLGSLFMWSSRTFLLGPFAGTALSLPIFDGGRRAAGVQQARAQYDEQVANYRQQVLVAFREVEDNLADLRLLDDQIRAQGDAVSASQRAAKLSRTQYQEGQIAYIDVIDSERSVLQSQLQANQLTGAQAVSTVNLIRALGGGWGTPATAVGSVPASAPAQSVAQR; encoded by the coding sequence ATGAAAAACGACAAGACCATCCTGCGCCTGGCCAGGCTCGCCGGGCTCAGCGCCCTGATGTCCGCGCTGCTCGCCGCCTGCGCGGTGGGCCCCGACTACAAGCGCCCCGACGTGGCCACGCCGGCCGCCTTCAAGGAAGCGCCGACGCTGGCAGCCGGCGAGCAGGCCGGTACCTGGAAGCCGGCCGAGCCCGCCGACGGCGCGCATCGCGGCGAATGGTGGACCGTGTTCGGCGATCCGGTGCTCGACAAACTGGAGCAGCAGGCGCTCGACGCGAACCAGAACCTGAAGGCCGCGGCGGCCCGCGTCGAGGAGGCCCGGGCGGCCACCCGCGCGGCACGTTCGGCCTGGTTCCCCTCGCTCGACGCCGGCTTCGGGCCGACCCGCGAGGGCGCGTCCTCGGCCTCGCAGTTCCTGCCGCAAGGCTCGGGGCCGGTCAATGCCACGCTGTGGCGTGCCCAGGGCACGGTGTCCTACGAGGCGGACCTGTTCGGCCGCGTCGGCCGCAACGTGGAGGCCTCGCGGGCCGATGCCGCGCAAAGCGAGGCGCTGTTCCGCTCGGTGCAACTGGCCTTGCAGGCCGACGTCGCGCAGAACTACTTCGAACTGCGCCAGCTCGATGCGGACCAGGACCTCTACCGTCGCACCGTCGACCTGCGCCAGGAATCGCTGAAGCTCGCGCAGCGCCGTTTCGATGAAGGCGACATCAACGAGCTCGACGTGTCGCGCGCCAAGAACGAACTGGCGACCGCGCAGGCCGATGCGGTGGGCGTCGCGCGGCGTCGCGCGGCCTCAGAGCATGCGCTGGCGATCCTGCTCGGCAAGCCGCCGGCGGATTTCTCGTTTCGGGAAACGCCGATCGTGCCGGTTGCCGTGCGGATTCCGGGCGGCCTGCCTTCGGCCCTGCTCGAACGGCGCCCCGACGTGTCGGCGGCCGAGCGGGCCATGGCCGCCGCGAATGCGCGGATCGGCCTGGCGAAGTCGGCTTATTTCCCGAAGCTCGACATCACCGGCTCGTTCGGTTATGAAGCCAACACGCTCGGCAGCCTGTTCATGTGGTCGAGCCGCACCTTCCTGCTCGGGCCGTTCGCCGGCACGGCGCTGTCGCTGCCGATCTTCGACGGCGGCCGCCGCGCCGCGGGCGTGCAGCAGGCTCGCGCGCAGTATGACGAGCAGGTGGCGAACTATCGCCAGCAGGTGCTGGTGGCGTTCCGCGAGGTGGAGGACAACCTGGCCGACCTGCGCCTGCTCGACGACCAGATCCGCGCGCAGGGCGATGCGGTCAGCGCCTCGCAGCGCGCGGCGAAGCTGTCGCGCACGCAGTACCAGGAAGGGCAGATCGCCTATATCGACGTGATCGACAGCGAGCGCTCGGTGCTGCAGTCGCAGTTGCAGGCGAACCAGCTGACCGGCGCGCAAGCCGTGTCGACGGTCAACCTGATCCGCGCGCTCGGCGGCGGTTGGGGCACGCCGGCGACCGCGGTGGGCAGCGTGCCGGCTTCGGCACCCGCGCAGTCGGTGGCACAGCGTTGA
- a CDS encoding spherulation-specific family 4 protein, producing the protein MSIQQQASGISPALLIDRRSRARTHRAPGAFRRFASAACSLLASFYVASGAAQAADLVVPAYFYPSGSGATAWKTLASNAASVPLTAIVNPNSGPGTAIDPAYTNVIAKVRAAGGKVIAYVHTSYGNRSLSDVTNDINAYLAFYTVDGFFIDEMANDSSAAHLQYYQSLYNYIKGLSASYQVVNNPGTNIPEIYASLPVADRFVVYEDKQANYASYSPAAWQAAYSPDRFIHIVYNTSAAQLSGDLQFAVAHGAGGIYVTSLKLPNPYNGLPSYWSQEVAGVAALNPPAATASNKTAMRGSR; encoded by the coding sequence ATGAGCATCCAGCAACAAGCATCCGGCATTTCTCCTGCACTCCTGATCGATCGGCGCAGCCGGGCCCGCACCCACCGCGCGCCGGGCGCATTCCGGCGCTTCGCCTCGGCGGCCTGCTCGCTGCTCGCCTCGTTCTACGTGGCGAGCGGCGCGGCACAGGCAGCCGACCTGGTGGTGCCGGCCTACTTCTATCCCTCGGGTTCGGGCGCGACTGCCTGGAAGACGCTGGCCAGCAACGCCGCCTCGGTGCCGCTCACGGCCATCGTCAACCCGAACAGCGGCCCGGGCACCGCCATCGATCCGGCCTACACCAACGTGATCGCGAAGGTTCGCGCGGCGGGCGGCAAGGTCATCGCCTACGTGCATACCTCCTACGGCAACCGCTCGCTGTCCGACGTCACGAACGACATCAACGCCTATCTCGCCTTCTATACCGTCGACGGCTTCTTCATCGACGAGATGGCGAACGACAGTTCGGCCGCCCACCTCCAGTACTATCAGTCGCTCTACAACTACATCAAGGGGCTGTCCGCCAGCTACCAGGTGGTCAACAATCCCGGCACCAACATCCCGGAGATCTACGCGAGCCTGCCGGTGGCGGACCGTTTCGTGGTCTACGAGGACAAGCAGGCGAACTACGCGAGCTACAGCCCCGCCGCCTGGCAGGCGGCCTATTCGCCGGACCGCTTCATCCACATCGTGTACAACACCAGCGCCGCGCAATTGAGCGGCGACCTGCAGTTCGCCGTGGCGCACGGCGCGGGCGGCATCTACGTGACTTCGCTGAAGCTGCCGAATCCGTACAACGGGCTGCCTTCCTACTGGTCGCAGGAAGTCGCGGGCGTCGCGGCGCTCAATCCGCCGGCGGCGACGGCATCCAACAAGACGGCAATGCGAGGCTCGCGCTGA
- a CDS encoding polysaccharide lyase family 7 protein: protein MKQSMMACLVAAVFGAWVSAPAFAGSQEIQSDQAAAAASLSTSAPPGSNFNLKPWTLQLPTGSSGSVTTVNGDSLAAGYTNQYYFYTDKSDGSMVMMDPKQGWTTSGSQHPRTEMRENATWSTSGTNKLDATVTVAQVPKTTTIGQIFQGSGPSKPLCELQVTSGGVAQLFIEDTNQGGSGQTYSIANVTIGKSFTYELSLSGTKITAKINGTSKSFTMDSSFDGESFYFKAGDYDQSAVSGTPLTTPGTVVKFYALSLTHG, encoded by the coding sequence ATGAAGCAATCAATGATGGCTTGCCTGGTCGCGGCCGTATTCGGCGCATGGGTGTCGGCACCGGCGTTCGCGGGCTCGCAGGAAATCCAGTCCGACCAGGCGGCGGCCGCGGCCAGCCTCAGCACCTCGGCGCCGCCGGGCTCGAACTTCAACCTGAAGCCCTGGACGCTTCAACTGCCGACGGGCTCGTCGGGCAGCGTGACGACCGTCAATGGCGACAGCCTCGCGGCAGGCTACACGAACCAGTACTACTTCTACACCGACAAGTCGGACGGCTCGATGGTGATGATGGACCCGAAGCAGGGCTGGACCACCTCGGGTTCGCAGCACCCGCGCACGGAAATGCGCGAGAACGCGACCTGGAGCACCTCGGGCACCAACAAGCTCGACGCGACGGTGACGGTCGCGCAGGTGCCGAAGACCACCACCATCGGCCAGATCTTCCAGGGCAGCGGGCCGAGCAAGCCGCTCTGCGAGCTGCAGGTGACCTCCGGCGGCGTCGCGCAATTGTTCATCGAGGACACCAACCAGGGCGGCTCGGGCCAGACCTACTCGATCGCCAACGTGACGATCGGCAAGTCCTTCACCTATGAACTGAGCCTGAGCGGCACCAAGATCACCGCGAAGATCAACGGCACGTCGAAGTCCTTCACGATGGACTCGAGCTTCGATGGCGAGAGTTTCTACTTCAAGGCCGGCGATTACGACCAGAGCGCCGTGTCGGGCACGCCGCTGACGACGCCGGGGACGGTGGTGAAGTTCTACGCGCTGAGCCTGACGCACGGTTGA
- a CDS encoding acyl-CoA dehydrogenase family protein: MSDSSSSATPPHEAADAASDPSLDAPGSFGELISALRASAAERDRRGGHAAREKAWMAALGLQTLAVPRAFGGQEADWPIVYQTIRAIARVDSALAHLVGFQVLQIVSVDVWGSEAQRERYLRGTVEQGWWWGNAVNPLDTRLVARQDGEGYRLDGIKGFCSGTRGSARMTISAHDPATGKPVFAVVPTGRDGITVHEDWDPIGQRQTDSGSVSFNAVRVEADEVLHRSETPPTPRATLRTLVSQLVLTNLFVGLAEGALAEARDYVSTRGRPWIHSGVANAQDDPYTLQRFGDMRVQAVAAEALADRAARGLQAAWDRKEALSADGRAEVALAISEAKIVAQRAALDAGEALFDACGARATAAPLALDRFWRNARTHTLHDPLDYRLRDVGRYALTGALPEASIYT, from the coding sequence ATGAGCGATTCCTCTTCATCCGCCACGCCGCCCCATGAAGCTGCCGACGCTGCTTCCGACCCATCGCTCGACGCGCCGGGCAGCTTCGGCGAGTTGATCTCCGCATTGCGCGCGAGTGCCGCCGAACGCGACCGACGCGGCGGTCACGCCGCGCGCGAAAAGGCCTGGATGGCCGCGCTCGGCCTGCAGACGCTGGCCGTGCCGCGCGCCTTCGGCGGCCAGGAAGCCGACTGGCCGATCGTCTACCAGACGATCCGCGCGATCGCGCGCGTCGACAGCGCGCTCGCGCATCTGGTCGGTTTCCAGGTGCTGCAGATCGTCAGCGTCGATGTCTGGGGCAGCGAGGCGCAGCGCGAGCGCTACCTGCGCGGCACCGTCGAGCAGGGTTGGTGGTGGGGCAATGCCGTCAATCCGCTCGACACGCGGCTGGTCGCGCGGCAGGACGGCGAGGGCTACCGGCTCGACGGCATCAAGGGCTTCTGTTCGGGCACGCGCGGCTCGGCGCGGATGACGATCTCGGCGCACGATCCGGCCACCGGCAAGCCGGTGTTCGCGGTGGTACCCACCGGCCGCGACGGCATCACGGTGCATGAAGACTGGGATCCGATCGGGCAGCGCCAGACCGACAGCGGCAGTGTCTCGTTCAATGCGGTGAGGGTGGAGGCCGACGAGGTGCTGCATCGCTCGGAAACCCCGCCCACGCCGCGCGCGACGCTGCGCACGCTGGTTTCGCAACTGGTGCTGACCAACCTGTTCGTCGGGCTGGCCGAGGGCGCGTTGGCCGAGGCGCGCGACTACGTGAGCACGCGTGGCCGGCCGTGGATTCACTCGGGCGTGGCCAATGCGCAGGACGATCCGTACACGCTGCAGCGCTTCGGCGACATGCGAGTGCAGGCGGTGGCCGCCGAGGCGCTGGCCGATCGCGCCGCGCGCGGCCTGCAAGCCGCCTGGGATCGCAAGGAAGCGCTGAGCGCGGATGGCCGCGCCGAGGTCGCGCTGGCGATCTCGGAGGCGAAGATCGTCGCGCAGCGCGCGGCGCTCGACGCCGGCGAGGCACTGTTCGATGCCTGTGGCGCGCGCGCCACCGCCGCGCCGCTCGCGCTCGATCGTTTCTGGCGCAACGCGCGCACGCATACGCTGCACGACCCGCTCGACTATCGGCTGCGCGATGTCGGCCGTTATGCGCTGACCGGCGCCTTGCCCGAGGCGTCGATCTATACCTGA
- a CDS encoding SDR family oxidoreductase, whose protein sequence is MSESLNGKVAAITGAASGIGLACTRALVEAGAKVVLIDRAEDRLAACREELGPNALSLVVDLLAPAEVSAMLPRILELAGRLDIFHANAGAYVGGEVVAGNPDDWDRMLNLNINAAFRSVHAVLPHLVAQRCGDIIFTSSIAGMVPVVWEPIYTASKFAVQAFVHTTRRQVMQHGVRVGAVQPGPVVTALLDDWPKAKMDEALAAGSLMQADEVADAVLFMLTRPANVTIRDLVILPTRVDL, encoded by the coding sequence ATGTCTGAATCGTTGAATGGAAAGGTCGCCGCGATCACCGGCGCGGCATCGGGAATCGGCCTGGCCTGCACGCGCGCGCTGGTCGAGGCCGGCGCGAAGGTGGTCTTGATCGATCGTGCCGAGGACCGCCTGGCCGCCTGCCGCGAGGAACTCGGCCCGAACGCGCTGAGCCTGGTGGTGGACCTGCTCGCGCCCGCCGAGGTGTCGGCGATGCTGCCGCGCATCCTCGAACTGGCGGGGCGCCTGGACATCTTCCACGCCAATGCCGGCGCCTACGTGGGCGGCGAGGTGGTGGCCGGCAACCCCGACGACTGGGACCGCATGCTGAACCTCAACATCAACGCCGCGTTCCGCTCGGTGCACGCCGTGCTGCCGCACCTGGTGGCCCAGCGTTGCGGCGATATCATCTTCACCAGCTCGATCGCGGGGATGGTGCCGGTGGTCTGGGAGCCGATCTACACGGCCTCGAAGTTCGCCGTGCAGGCCTTCGTCCACACCACGCGGCGCCAGGTGATGCAGCACGGCGTGCGCGTCGGCGCGGTGCAGCCGGGGCCGGTGGTCACCGCCCTGCTCGACGACTGGCCGAAGGCGAAGATGGACGAGGCGCTGGCCGCCGGCAGCCTGATGCAGGCCGACGAGGTGGCCGACGCGGTGCTGTTCATGCTGACGCGCCCGGCCAACGTGACGATCCGCGACCTCGTGATCCTGCCGACCCGCGTCGATCTCTGA